From candidate division WOR-3 bacterium:
TTCCAAAAATCAAATATCCTGTGTGAGTAATTCCAAACTCCTTTGGTCTTGTGCCAAAATCTCTTAGCATAATTTCTCTCAATAAAATCTCATATACTTTTATTCTTACAAATCCATTATTTTCCATTTCCTTTTTAGTTTTCTGAATCTGTTCTATATTTGGGGATAGAGAGCCAAGAGGATGTCCTTTTTTCAAAATTTTTATGGTATGTCTTATAACATTCCATGGTTCAGGAATATCTATAAATACTGCATCTACTTTTATATCAGGAAATCCTTCTTTTTCCACATCTCTTAGGTGAAACTCTATGTTATCAAAAAGTTTATACTTTAAAATATTTTCTTTTGCAAGTTCATAAAATTCCTTTCTTCTTTCAAAGGTATAAATTTTTCCTTTTTTCCCGACTATACTTGATATGAGAGTTAAAAAAGAACCACTTCCTGTTCCAACTTCACAAACTTTTGAGCCTGCTCTTATTCCAAGTTCAAGGATTATAAATCCTGCATCTTTTGGATAAATTATTGTTGTTTTTCTTTTTATTTTCAACATCAGATCACTTGTTGATGGTTTTAAAACAAAAAATTTTTTATTTTTTGAACTCAAAAGTTTATCGCCATATTTTAAATTCTCAGGAATAACAATTTTTCCAAGGTGTGTATGGATTTCTTTTAAGGGTTCCTTTTCAATAATTTTTTCAAATTTATTATCCTCACTTAAAATTAAAATTTTTTCACCCTTTTTAACTTTCATAAAATTATTTTAATATACTCCTCAATAGAAATTTGATCAGGTCTTTTTTCTCTAATTTCTTCTGGAACTTTTTCATAAAGACCTAATTCCTTTAATATTTTACCTATTTTTTTCCTTCTCTCCTGGAAGGCTCTTCTTACTAATTTAAAAAAAATTTCTTCCTTTTCTTTTTCAATTTGTAATTTTTCCTTTGGTATCATTCTGAAAAAGAGGGAATTAACTTTTGGTTTTGGGTAAAAAAAATGTGCTGGGATTGGCATTAAAACTTTTATATCCATATAAAAGTTTATGAATATTGTTAGGGATGAAAACTCTTTTGTTCCTGGTTTTGCATTAATTCTTTCAACTACCTCTTTTTGAAGGGTTAAATAGATTTCTGAGAAGTTTTCCCTTTCCCTTATCAATTTAATAAGAAGTGGTGTTGTAATATTATAGGGAACATTGGAAAGAAGTTTTACTTTTTTTAGATTAAATTTATCTAAAATTTCCTTTATGTTTATTTTAAGAAAATCACCTTCAATGAGAGAAAAATCAAGGTCAAGAATATTTTCCCTTAGATATCTACATAAATTTCTATCAATTTCAATTGCGATTACCTTGACTTTTTTTTCAAGAAGTATCTTTGTTAATATTCCTTTACCAGGACCTATTTCAAGAACATATTCCCCCTTTTTTAAATTCATTTTTTCTATCATTTCTCTTGCCACTTTCTTATTCACAAGAAAAACCTGCGAAAATCTTTTTTTCACTTACTAATTATAAATTATCCTCATACGGAACTTGCATTTTTAATAAACAAATGATATATTTATATTCATTTTAAAATTAAAACTAAATTAAAATAAAAAGGAGGTTAAAAATGGCTTTTAAATTACCTGAATTACCTTATTCTTATGATGCTTTGGAGCCTTATATAGATGCAAAAACAATGGAGATCCATCACACAAAGCATCATGCTGCCTATGTAAACAATCTGAACAATGCTCTTTCAAAATATCCTGAACTTGAAAAATATTCTCTTGAGGAAATTTTAAGAAATCTTGATTCTATTCCAGAGGATATAAGGATTACAGTGCGTAATAACGGTGGAGGGCATTTTAATCACTCACTTTTCTGGGAAGTTATGAAAAAAGATGGTGGAGGAGAGCCTAAAGGAGAGCTTTTAAAGGCAATAGAAAGGGATTTTGGTTCCTTTTCTTCTTTTAAAGAAAAATTTGCAAATGCTGCAAAAAATCATTTTGGTTCAGGATGGGCTTGGCTTTCTCTATCAAGATTTGGAAAACTTTATGTTTTTTCAACTCCTAATCAGGATAATCCATTAATGATAGGTTATATTCCAATTCTTGGACTTGATGTATGGGAGCATGCTTATTACTTAAAGTATCAAAATAGAAGAGCAGAATATGTGGATAACTGGTTTAATGTGATAAACTGGGATAAAGTGTCAGAGAATTATAAGGAGGCTTTAAAAAAGATTAGATAGAGAGATCAAGAAAGAAAATTTTTAATTTTTTTAAATTCTTAAAGATCTATTTTTTTATTAAAAATAACTTATTTTAAAATTTTTATATGAAAAAATTAACAATTCACGATATAATTGCAAAGAAGGCAAAAGAAAAAATTGTAGCCCTTACAAGTTATGATTATCAAATGGCTAAAATTGAAGATGAAATAGGAATTGATATTATTTTAGTAGGTGATAGTGTAGCCAATGTTTTACTCGGATACGACAACACTTTAAGAATAGGAATGGATGAAATGCTCGTTTTTACAAAGGCAGTTGCAAGGGGTGTAAAATATTCCCTTCTTGTCGGTGATATGCCCTTTTTATCCTTTCAGATTTCAAAAGAAGAAGCAATAAGAAATGCTGGTGAATTTATAAGAGCAGGATGTGATGCTGTTAAAATTGAAGGAGGAGAAGAGTCCCTTGAAGTTATTGAATACCTTGTTAAAAACGGTATTCCTGTAATGGGTCATATAGGTTTGACTCCACAGTGGATTTTAAAAATGGGAGGTTATAAAGTTCAGGGAAAAACTGAAGAAAGTATAAAAAAATTAAAAAGAGATGCTGAACTTTTAGAAAAGGCAGGAGTTTTCTCCATTGTTCTTGAAGGTGTAAAAGAAGATGTGGCAAAAGAAATCACAGAGAGTTTAAAAATTCCAACAATAGGAATTGGAGCTGGAAGATACTGTGATGGTCAGATTCTTGTTGTATGGGATATATTAGGTTATACAGAAAAACCCTATCCTAAGTTTGTAAGAACCTACGAAGATTTGAGGGAAAGAATAAAAAATGCCCTTTTAAGATTTAAAGAGGATGTTATTAAAGGAAATTACCCTTCTGAAAAAGAAATCTATTAAATCAATTTTTCAAAAAATTTTTTTAAGTCCCAGAAATTATCAAAAACAAAATTAGCACCTGCTTTTAAAAGTTCCTCCTTTGAAAATCTAAAAATAGCCATTCCTATGGATTTAAAACTTACCCTTTTTGCAGCCTCAATATCTCTTGGTGTATCTCCAATTACATAAACATCTAAAATTCTAAAATTTTCTCTTTCTGCAATTTTTTTTCCCTTTTCATATGCTTTTCTTAAAATTTCACTTCTTTCCCAAGAATCAGAGGCATAACCGCCAAACTTAAAATATTTTAAAAGATAAGAAGGTCTTAATTTTATTTCAGCACCTTTCTCAAGATTTCCTGTAGCGAGTCCTAATAAAAATTTTTCTTTTTTTTGTGCCCATTCGAGAAGTTCCGGAACTCCCTCAAAAATTTTATAGTCTGGATTATCTATTTCCTTTTCAAGATTTATAAGATAAATTTCAAGAATTTCTTCAATTTCCTTTCTATCAGGTTTTTTATTTAATTTTTTTAAAAATACTTCCTCAATAATTAGGGGATCTGTTTTTCCGTCAGGAGAGATACCTTTCATAGCTTCTTTTAGTCCATATTTTTTAAAAAAAGCTTTATCAATAGACCTTGTTCCTGCTCCACCTGAATAAATAAGTGTTCCGTCAATATCAAAAAGTAGCATGATTTTATCCATATTTTTTATTATAAAAGAGATTTGATAAATTTTCTCAAAAATATTTATACTTTATAAAAATTCATATGGAAATAATACTTTTTATTATTATCACTTCTTCTTGGTTTCAGAAAGATTTTGAAAGTGCTAAATTTTTATATGAAAGCGCTTTAAAAGGGAAAGAAAATACAGAAAATCCCTTTGTTTATTTTATTAAAGCAATAAAAGAGGAAAAAATGGGAAAATTTGAAGAGGCAAGGAATGATTTTGAAAAAGCTAAGTTTTTCTCAAATCTTGAGCCAGCAAATCTATTTTTGATGTTTATAATTTCTGATAAAAAAAATTTGAAAGAGTTTAAAGATGAACTTTTTCTACTTTTATTAAAATCAAAGGAAAAAAAGGGAGTAGAGGATATTTATGAAATTTCAGAATACTTTTATAAAAAATCTGAATGGGAACCCCTCTTTACATTAAAAATTGAGGAACTTGATAAAGCATTAGCTATTTCTCCGACATACATTAAAGCATGGTTTAAAAAACTCGAACTTTATTATATAAATTTTAAATTTTTAGATTTTTTAAAAACCTTTTTCAGTTTTTCCCCTTTTAAGAGAGGTAATCCCCTTTTTAAAGAAATTTTTAATCTTGCCTTTTTAAGAGTTATAATTATTTTTTTCTATTCTCTCTTTTTTATATTCCTTCTTGGAGTTTTATTAAGAAAAAGGTATTCAATTTATTTTATTAATTTAAAAACTCTTTCTCAATTTCCTGAATCCGAATTTTTACCTATTATTTTATTTTTAATTTTCTTATTTTTAAGAGCGCCTCTTCCTTTTTATCTTCTTTTAATAATACCTACAATTTTCTTTTTAGAACTTAAAGAAAAAATTTTCCTTTCAGTTTTCCTTATTTTGATTTTTTTAGTTTCTTTATTTACCATTCAGAAGGAACCCTATTCCCTTTCCTTTGTTCAAGACCCCCTCAATCCCTATTATCTTAAGTTTTTAACAATGAATTCACCTTATGATGAGGAACTTTTAAAGAAATGGGATTCTCTGAATATTGAGGAGAAAAATTTAATGAAAAGTATCATTTATATGAAAAAAGGGGAAATAAAAGAAGCAGAAAAACTTTTAAGAGATAAATTTAATAAATCTTCTTACAATTATTTAGTTGAGATGGGGAATATATATTTTTTAAAGGGAAAGTATGATTCAGCGAGTATTTTTTATAGAGAAGCAATTAATTTTTATCCAGAAAAATTTGAAGCACATTTTAATCTATCTCAGGTTGCCTTTCAGATGGTTGACCTTGATTTATT
This genomic window contains:
- a CDS encoding superoxide dismutase, which produces MAFKLPELPYSYDALEPYIDAKTMEIHHTKHHAAYVNNLNNALSKYPELEKYSLEEILRNLDSIPEDIRITVRNNGGGHFNHSLFWEVMKKDGGGEPKGELLKAIERDFGSFSSFKEKFANAAKNHFGSGWAWLSLSRFGKLYVFSTPNQDNPLMIGYIPILGLDVWEHAYYLKYQNRRAEYVDNWFNVINWDKVSENYKEALKKIR
- the rsmA gene encoding 16S rRNA (adenine(1518)-N(6)/adenine(1519)-N(6))-dimethyltransferase RsmA; the protein is MKKRFSQVFLVNKKVAREMIEKMNLKKGEYVLEIGPGKGILTKILLEKKVKVIAIEIDRNLCRYLRENILDLDFSLIEGDFLKINIKEILDKFNLKKVKLLSNVPYNITTPLLIKLIRERENFSEIYLTLQKEVVERINAKPGTKEFSSLTIFINFYMDIKVLMPIPAHFFYPKPKVNSLFFRMIPKEKLQIEKEKEEIFFKLVRRAFQERRKKIGKILKELGLYEKVPEEIREKRPDQISIEEYIKIIL
- a CDS encoding tetratricopeptide repeat protein, which translates into the protein MEIILFIIITSSWFQKDFESAKFLYESALKGKENTENPFVYFIKAIKEEKMGKFEEARNDFEKAKFFSNLEPANLFLMFIISDKKNLKEFKDELFLLLLKSKEKKGVEDIYEISEYFYKKSEWEPLFTLKIEELDKALAISPTYIKAWFKKLELYYINFKFLDFLKTFFSFSPFKRGNPLFKEIFNLAFLRVIIIFFYSLFFIFLLGVLLRKRYSIYFINLKTLSQFPESEFLPIILFLIFLFLRAPLPFYLLLIIPTIFFLELKEKIFLSVFLILIFLVSLFTIQKEPYSLSFVQDPLNPYYLKFLTMNSPYDEELLKKWDSLNIEEKNLMKSIIYMKKGEIKEAEKLLRDKFNKSSYNYLVEMGNIYFLKGKYDSASIFYREAINFYPEKFEAHFNLSQVAFQMVDLDLFQKEIDILNHIDAKKTERYIKVIKEFKLTPFLHAYPENFKKYKFKSEKVFLFVNKFIFPPLFMPLSFIILFLMFFLKGKQSIKRCKACKKVILGEVENIPPLGEVCEKCRDEILATESLKLRQRIAMRLKMKRLQKIKNILLFVNLLLPGLSFVINNSMILFLISSSIFSLGLIIIYFTSFKLFGILLYIFSFLIFLFYYLIGGKIDEAI
- the panB gene encoding 3-methyl-2-oxobutanoate hydroxymethyltransferase; translation: MKKLTIHDIIAKKAKEKIVALTSYDYQMAKIEDEIGIDIILVGDSVANVLLGYDNTLRIGMDEMLVFTKAVARGVKYSLLVGDMPFLSFQISKEEAIRNAGEFIRAGCDAVKIEGGEESLEVIEYLVKNGIPVMGHIGLTPQWILKMGGYKVQGKTEESIKKLKRDAELLEKAGVFSIVLEGVKEDVAKEITESLKIPTIGIGAGRYCDGQILVVWDILGYTEKPYPKFVRTYEDLRERIKNALLRFKEDVIKGNYPSEKEIY
- a CDS encoding tRNA (adenine-N1)-methyltransferase, with the translated sequence MKVKKGEKILILSEDNKFEKIIEKEPLKEIHTHLGKIVIPENLKYGDKLLSSKNKKFFVLKPSTSDLMLKIKRKTTIIYPKDAGFIILELGIRAGSKVCEVGTGSGSFLTLISSIVGKKGKIYTFERRKEFYELAKENILKYKLFDNIEFHLRDVEKEGFPDIKVDAVFIDIPEPWNVIRHTIKILKKGHPLGSLSPNIEQIQKTKKEMENNGFVRIKVYEILLREIMLRDFGTRPKEFGITHTGYLIFGNLT
- a CDS encoding HAD family hydrolase, translated to MDKIMLLFDIDGTLIYSGGAGTRSIDKAFFKKYGLKEAMKGISPDGKTDPLIIEEVFLKKLNKKPDRKEIEEILEIYLINLEKEIDNPDYKIFEGVPELLEWAQKKEKFLLGLATGNLEKGAEIKLRPSYLLKYFKFGGYASDSWERSEILRKAYEKGKKIAERENFRILDVYVIGDTPRDIEAAKRVSFKSIGMAIFRFSKEELLKAGANFVFDNFWDLKKFFEKLI